The genomic segment TGAAGCCTTAAGTAGGGCTAAGGCTAATGGTGCAGCAACAGTAATGCTAAGCATAAGTAGGGGTGGTGGCTTAGGCTTCATAGACAATTACCTCACGCTCAATATTGGGCCTGAAAGGAGTCTAGTCATGACTAAAAGCTTCGTAGCATTATCGGCTGCGGCGTTAGTATTAATGGGTTCTATCCTTAATATTAACATTAATTACGGTGAGTCAATGAAGGCATTAGTAGATTGCATTAACAGGTTACTCAATAATAGTGAGTTAGTAGGAAGACTTAGCGAGACTGTTGGAGAATGGGTTAATGCTAGCATATCTAGGTTCGTTTTCCTAGGCCATGGATCATCATACCCCCTAGCCCTTGAGTCCGCGTTGAAGTTTCAGGAAACATCATATGCAGCTACTCAAGCACTTAATACCCTTGAGTTTAGGCATGGGCCAGTGGCAACCATTGGTGAGAGGCAGGTAGTGGTCATTATTAACCAAGTTAATTCAATGAGTGATGCTGCTAATAGGTTATTTCATGAATTATCAGATAG from the Caldivirga sp. genome contains:
- a CDS encoding SIS domain-containing protein — translated: MSDMLQDISEIGTSLNALSTMINEIEELGSRYRNVSRVFLVGAGSSYYASMYAASHALHAKLSKCTYALPSSEFLFNYPRIINSSDLVIAVSRSGETAETLEALSRAKANGAATVMLSISRGGGLGFIDNYLTLNIGPERSLVMTKSFVALSAAALVLMGSILNININYGESMKALVDCINRLLNNSELVGRLSETVGEWVNASISRFVFLGHGSSYPLALESALKFQETSYAATQALNTLEFRHGPVATIGERQVVVIINQVNSMSDAANRLFHELSDRSKGTDTRILMVTNSNAKGNGIINVECETGLEEFDALALITPIYLLAYYNAVKRGIDTEKPRGLVRVV